The sequence below is a genomic window from Candidatus Poribacteria bacterium.
GTCAATGTTTGAAGCCCGTGCTGCGGGTAAGAAGTGGGGTCGCCCTCGCTTCAAGCCATGTCGTAAGTATAAATCGTTCACACTGCTTCAAGCGGGTTGGAAACTTCTGCCGGGTAACAAGATTCGTATTGGCAATCGNNNNNNNNNNNNNNNNNNNNNNNNNNNNNNNNNNNNNNNNNNNNNNNNNNNNNNNNNNNNNNNNNNNNNNNNNNNNNNNNNNNNNNNNNNNNNNNNNNNNNNNNNNNNNNNNNNNNNNNNNNNNNNNNNNNNNNNNNNNNNNNNNNNNNNNNNNNNNNNNNNNNNNNNNNNNNNNNNNNNNNNNNNNNNNNNNNNNNNNNNNNNNNNATGCTATCAAACGTGCCAACCGAGCGCATTCACGGACTCAGAAGAAATCAAAGAATCGTCAAAGAGCAAGGCTTGACTTGGCACGCAAGCACCGCAAGATTGAACGGCAACGAGCGGACTTCCATTGGAAACTTGCACACCAACTGACTGACGAATACGACGAGATACGGCTCGAAGATTTGAACCTTAAAGGCATCAAACGCCTTTGGGGGCGCAAAGTCAGTGATTTAGGCTTTGCCGATTTTGTCAAAAAGTTGATGTATATTGCACAAAAGAAGGGTGTTAAAATCAGGTTCATTGATAAATGGTATCCTTCGAGTAAAACCTGTTCGGCTTGTGGTGCTATTAATCAAGCGTTGAACTTGCGTGATAGAAACTGGCGTTGTAACGATTGTGGCACGACACATGACCGAGACCGCAACGCTGCAATTAACATCTTTCGGGTTGGGGCATCAACCCGCGAAGGAGAGGATATAAGAGGCGGTTCGCCGTCCAATCCTTGTCGATAGCGCAATTCGATTCCTAAAGAATCCAAATCCTTTAGGTTTTGGAGTATGTCAAAAAGAAATAAACCGTCAATTGGTTACATCAACCGCATAAGCTACGTCGTACATAACGGGTAAAGACCAAATCTTACCCATTACGTATTATTTTCTCCGTGTCGCTCGATGAGATCAGGGGGCAAAACAATCTGCGTTCAAGAAGTCTATAACTACCTACCAAGTCAACACAGCCCCCAACGATTTGTCACGTTCATCGCGCAGCAGCCGGTAAGCTTCACCCGCTTCTGTATATGGCAGTCGGTGTGTGATTAAACGATTCACATTGATTCCGCCACGCTCAATCATCTTCAAAATCTGCCGTCGGTTATATTGCTGTGTCCAAGGAAACGCAGGCGTCGCAACCGTCGGGCATTTCGGCTGATGACACCCAACTAAGGTGAGTTCCTTCAGATGAAAGTCCATAAAATCCACCTCGACCTTTCGGTGCCAGATCGATCCCAACGCCATGATGCGCCCGCCAATCCGCGCCATGTCAAATGCAATAGGAAGCAGCTCCGGGTAGCCAGAAGCCTCGATAGTCACATCCAGTCCGCGTCCTTCAGTGATGTTAGCGACTTCCGAACGGAGATCACAGCGGTTCGGATTCAGTAGGTGCGTCGCTCCTGAAACTTTTGCCACATCTAACCGCGCATCACTTAAATCAATCGCAAAGAGTAACTCAGCACCTGTTTGCGCCGCAAGCTGCAGCGCTAACTGACCGACAAGTCCCATCCCCGTAATGCAGGCGAACTCACCCAGCTCAATCCGAGCCTTTCTGACACCGTGCATCGCAACACTGCCAAGCACACCGAAAGTACCCTCATCGAAGGACACGCTATCCGGCAGCTTCGCCAGCGACTGTGGTGCAGCAGACACAGTAACATGACTTGCGTGGTGTCCTAGCGACAATACACGGTCCCCGATTTCGTACCCCTCCACCGCTTCACCAATTTCGACAATTCGGCCGGTGTTTGAATAACCGGGGGTAAAATCGTCGGTCCGTCCCTGCTCTTGCGTGCCGAGTTCCGTGCCCGCGCTAATCAGCGTACACACTGTCTCAACAAGTACCTCACCCCGTCCCGGCGACCGAATCTCAGTCACCTTCGTTCCTACGCTATTGTCCGGTCTTACAACAACCTGTGTACCTGTTTGTGCCATTGTATTCCTCCATGCAAATGTAATGCCAAGTTAAAAAACACGTCAATTCTACAATGCTCCTACTTCTATGTGCACGACAGTAGATTAAACCTGAAAAAAATTGCTGATACGCTTTTTGTATCAAGATTAGCAATCTTGCCGTTCTTAAAGAGGGTTAAAATAATGCTTCGCCACACCCACGGTGAAGAACACGTTTTTTCTTCAATAAGACACGATAATTTCTAACAGAAAAGAGGTAACATCATGCTATACCTGAACTCAGTTGAAAATGCCGCAGCCACCAAAACGGTTAAAAAATACGCAATCTGTTATGAAAAAATTCCCGCCATGCAAAATATTACCGAATTGGCACCATCAAAGGAGTTGCTTACGCAGTGGGGATCCAGAGAAATTGGTTGGGAAGAATTTCGTAAAAACTTCATGGCTGAAATGAGAGCAGAATATCGCAAGCAGAAGAGTCGCTTGAAAAACCTGATGCAATATAGCCTAGCAACCGACATCACCCTCCATTCACCAGAACCGAGTGGAGAACAGACCTATCGCGCCATCTTGGAAGAGCTGATTAACGAGATATGGCAAGGAGAAGGACGGACAGATCGCGTCATCAATCTCGTAGGAGGGTCAGTTGAGGCGTTCTATCTGACCGCGGCAAATCACGAGCAGATGAAACAGATTGCCACGAAATGCGAGTTTTTTTCACCAGCACAGTTAGGGAGTCGGCCCCGGACATGTCAGCACTGTAGCC
It includes:
- a CDS encoding transposase — its product is AIKRANRAHSRTQKKSKNRQRARLDLARKHRKIERQRADFHWKLAHQLTDEYDEIRLEDLNLKGIKRLWGRKVSDLGFADFVKKLMYIAQKKGVKIRFIDKWYPSSKTCSACGAINQALNLRDRNWRCNDCGTTHDRDRNAAINIFRVGASTREGEDIRGGSPSNPCR
- a CDS encoding zinc-binding alcohol dehydrogenase, with protein sequence MAQTGTQVVVRPDNSVGTKVTEIRSPGRGEVLVETVCTLISAGTELGTQEQGRTDDFTPGYSNTGRIVEIGEAVEGYEIGDRVLSLGHHASHVTVSAAPQSLAKLPDSVSFDEGTFGVLGSVAMHGVRKARIELGEFACITGMGLVGQLALQLAAQTGAELLFAIDLSDARLDVAKVSGATHLLNPNRCDLRSEVANITEGRGLDVTIEASGYPELLPIAFDMARIGGRIMALGSIWHRKVEVDFMDFHLKELTLVGCHQPKCPTVATPAFPWTQQYNRRQILKMIERGGINVNRLITHRLPYTEAGEAYRLLRDERDKSLGAVLTW